TGTCAATCAAATCGTTATGCAAATGCTGTTATGGTAGCTCGGTTGGGATCATCGACTAAACCATGGGTGCTCCTAAGCTGCTTCATATCCTGAGTCAGCTTAGCTCTATCAACGTCACCTGTTGAACATAAACCCCATCTAAAGCCATTCTATTGAGATTGACTTAGCTCTAGCGTTTATTCCAAGCATCCTACGGTGGTTGTTTGCCCCCACGGCGCGCTTAGGTTCCATGGACAACCTTTGTCTAGGAAGCGGGCGGCGATCGCTTGTGATTGGTGAAAACCCATCTCACGATCAAGCCACATTAGGGTCTGACTCGGGCCTACCCATAGAACTAGTCCATGGGGCATGGGCACATCCGTGATGATCAACGGGCGCGATCGCCCAAAGGCCATGCTTGCTCACGGATCTGCCCCGTTGGCTGTCCCCTGTTCAACACCTGAGTCCATGACATCAGCTTAAGTCCACTTATTACGTTTGACCTTTATGTCTAGTCTTACAAACCGTCTCTCTATCTTTGTAGACGGGAACAATATGTTCTATGCTCAGCAAAAAAATGGCTGGTTCTTTGACCCCAAAAGGGTTTTAGAGTATTTTACTAATCCTTCCGATGTGCGCCTGATTAATGCTTTTTGGTATACCGGGCTCAAGGATGCCCAAGACCAACGGGGTTTTCGGGATGCGTTGATTAGCCTAGGCTATACCGTGCGCACCAAGATCCTGAAGGAATATTATGACGATACCTCTGGGCGCTATTCCCAAAAGGCCAATCTTGATATTGAAATCGTCGTGGATATGTTCAACACGGTCGATCAGTATGATTGCGTCATTTTGTTTAGCGGTGATGGAGATTTTGAGCGAGCCATTGAACTGCTGCGCTCCAAGAATACCCATATCACAGTGGTGTCTACAGAAGGCATGATTGCGCGGGAACTACGCAACGCCACCGATCGCTATATTGACCTCAATGACATTCGCTCCCAAATTGAGAAAGTAGACGGTTAAGCGATCGCTGGCATCCTACCAGCCCCTCATCTCCAACCCCTGACGCCCAGCATGGGAGAAAGGGAGCCATATCTCCATTCCTCTACCTTGTGGGCAGAAGAATGGAGGTGAGACATGGAAGGCGAGGGGCCTGGCATCTTGGGCTCCCGATGTTGGAATGCCTCGATCGGAAACTGAAGGCTTAGAATAGGTTGTAATCGGTCTATCACATCGCGGTAGACCATGTTTAATCAAGGCATGTCCATCTGCAGTGAAGGGGCTAACAACCACCCATGACCAGCGGAGAAGAGCCTTGATCGTTCGCAACGTTATGTCCATGACTGTTATTGTCCAAGTTTTGAATACTTAGTGAATCACCCATGAACACCCAGTCTCAGCCCGACCGCATTATCATTTTCGATACGACGCTTCGCGATGGTGAACAATCGCCCGGTGCAACGCTAAACGTCGAAGAAAAGCTAGCGATCGCTCGGCAACTGGCACGACTGGGTGTAGACGTGATTGAAGCCGGATTCCCCTTTGCCAGCCCTGGCGACTTTGAAGCGGTGCAGAAAATTGCCCAGCAGGTGGGCACGGAGGACGGCCCTACCATCTGCGGCTTAGCCCGCGCCACCCGACAAGATATCCAGGCAGCGGCCGATGCTGTCAGTCCAGCAGCCAAGCCCCGGATCCACACCTTCATCGCCACGTCGGATATTCACTTGGAATATAAGCTACGCAAGACCCGCGCCGAGGTGTTAGCGATCGCTGAAGAGATGGTAGGCTTTGCCAAGTCCTTTGTAGACGATGTGGAATTTTCGCCGGAAGATGCCGGTCGCTCCGATCCCGAGTTTTTGTATCAAGTGTTGGAACGAGCGATCGCTGCTGGAGCCACCACCATCAATATCCCCGACACCGTCGGCTATACAACGCCTAGCGAATTTGGGGCGATCATTCGCGGCATCACTGAACATGTGCCCAACATTGACCAAGCGATTATTTCTGTCCATGGTCACAATGACTTGGGCTTGGCCGTGGCTAACTTCCTAGAAGCCGTGAAAAATGGCGCTCGCCAGCTTGAATGCACCATCAACGGCATTGGCGAACGGGCCGGCAATGCGGCGCTGGAAGAATTGGTGATGGCGCTACATGTGCGTCGTCAGTATTTCAATCCTTTCTTGGGTCGTCCTGCCGAATCGGAAGCGCCCCTCACCAACATCGACACCCGGCAGATCTATAAGACCTCCCGCATGGTCTCCAACTTGACGGGCATGTTTGTGCAGCCCAACAAAGCGATCGTGGGTGCCAATGCCTTTGCCCATGAGTCTGGTATCCACCAAGATGGCGTCCTGAAGCATAAGCTCACCTACGAAATCATGGATGCCCAGTCCATTGGGCTCACTGATAATCAAATCGTCTTGGGCAAGCATTCCGGGCGCAATGCCTTCCGCACCCGTCTCAAGGAGCTGGGCTTTGAGTTGGGCGATCAGGAACTCAATCGCGCCTTCCTCCGCTTTAAAGAGTTGGCGGACAAGAAGAAGGAGATCACCGATTGGGATCTGGAAGCGATCGTCAACGATGAAATTCAACATACCCCGGCTCGCTACCAGCTTGAGCACCTGCAGGTGTCCTGCGGCGATCATTCTAAGCCCACGGCAACGGTCACCCTGTTGACCCCCGATGGTCAAGAACTCACCGATGCGGCGATTGGCACGGGGCCTGTGGATGCGGTCTATCGCGCCATCAACCGAGTCATCGACCTGCCCAATGAGCTGATTGAGTTCTCCGTGCAGTCGGTAACCGCAGGCATTGATGCCATTGGGGAAGTGACGGTGCGGGTGCGCCATGAGGATCGAATTTTCTCCGGGCACTCCGCCAACACCGATATTGTAGTGGCCTCCGCCCATGCCTACGTCAATGCCCTGAACCGCTTGTCCTTTGTGCTGGAACAGGGGCGATCGCTCCATCCCCAGCATCCCGTGACCGAAGCCGTTGCTCAACAAGCCTAAGGATTGCTCT
This window of the Candidatus Obscuribacterales bacterium genome carries:
- a CDS encoding NYN domain-containing protein, which translates into the protein MSSLTNRLSIFVDGNNMFYAQQKNGWFFDPKRVLEYFTNPSDVRLINAFWYTGLKDAQDQRGFRDALISLGYTVRTKILKEYYDDTSGRYSQKANLDIEIVVDMFNTVDQYDCVILFSGDGDFERAIELLRSKNTHITVVSTEGMIARELRNATDRYIDLNDIRSQIEKVDG
- a CDS encoding 2-isopropylmalate synthase encodes the protein MNTQSQPDRIIIFDTTLRDGEQSPGATLNVEEKLAIARQLARLGVDVIEAGFPFASPGDFEAVQKIAQQVGTEDGPTICGLARATRQDIQAAADAVSPAAKPRIHTFIATSDIHLEYKLRKTRAEVLAIAEEMVGFAKSFVDDVEFSPEDAGRSDPEFLYQVLERAIAAGATTINIPDTVGYTTPSEFGAIIRGITEHVPNIDQAIISVHGHNDLGLAVANFLEAVKNGARQLECTINGIGERAGNAALEELVMALHVRRQYFNPFLGRPAESEAPLTNIDTRQIYKTSRMVSNLTGMFVQPNKAIVGANAFAHESGIHQDGVLKHKLTYEIMDAQSIGLTDNQIVLGKHSGRNAFRTRLKELGFELGDQELNRAFLRFKELADKKKEITDWDLEAIVNDEIQHTPARYQLEHLQVSCGDHSKPTATVTLLTPDGQELTDAAIGTGPVDAVYRAINRVIDLPNELIEFSVQSVTAGIDAIGEVTVRVRHEDRIFSGHSANTDIVVASAHAYVNALNRLSFVLEQGRSLHPQHPVTEAVAQQA